One Candidatus Woesearchaeota archaeon genomic region harbors:
- a CDS encoding NFYB/HAP3 family transcription factor subunit: MAKRTAIIPRAAVARILIKNGAGRVGEDAIDAFREVLEDTAKDIAARSVQVSKHAGRKTIHEEDIKLAVK; encoded by the coding sequence ATGGCAAAAAGAACTGCAATAATCCCGCGAGCGGCAGTTGCAAGGATATTGATCAAGAACGGAGCTGGCCGCGTAGGAGAAGACGCTATAGACGCATTTAGGGAAGTTCTCGAAGATACTGCGAAGGATATTGCAGCAAGATCAGTGCAGGTTTCTAAGCACGCTGGAAGGAAAACAATACATGAAGAAGATATAAAGCTCGCAGTTAAGTAA